The following coding sequences are from one Hymenobacter sp. DG25A window:
- a CDS encoding lmo0937 family membrane protein gives MGNLLYIIAVILIIIWALGFLGFNSFGMGNLIHILLVIAIIAVVLRLIRGGTV, from the coding sequence ATGGGAAATCTCCTGTATATCATCGCGGTGATTCTGATCATCATCTGGGCCCTTGGCTTCCTTGGCTTCAACAGCTTCGGCATGGGTAACCTGATCCACATCCTGCTGGTTATTGCCATTATCGCCGTAGTGCTGCGTTTGATTCGCGGCGGCACGGTGTAA
- a CDS encoding ABC-F family ATP-binding cassette domain-containing protein — protein MISTTNVSLRYGKRVLFEDVTIKFMPGNVYGLIGANGAGKSTFLKILSGEIEPNTGSVDMPKGARLSVLKQNQFAYDASPVLQTVIMGHTRLWKVMEEKDALYAKADFSDADGERAAVLEGEFADLEGWNAEYEAAELLSGLGIGEDKHFTLMGDLGTSDKVRVLLAQALFGNPDVLLLDEPTNGLDAETVLWLENFLDSFQNTVIVVSHDRHFLDAVCNYMADLDFSKITMYPGNYSFWYESSQLALRQRQDINKKTEDKRKELEEFVRRFSANASKSKQATSRQKLLQKLTLEEIKPSSRKYPYIAFKPEREAGNQLLTVENLSASVDGQTIFRNVSFSLDKKDKVAIISRDDRAASLLFDILFEQTQPKTGTFKWGTTITPSYFPKENEKFFDTDLNLVDWLRQYSVEKDESFIRGFLGRMLFSGEESQKKSNVLSGGEKVRCMLSKMMMEGGNVLVMDDPTNHLDLESITALNNSLQEFNGSLIFASHDLQVVETVANRIIELTPDGIIDRRMHYEEYLADDNIKVQRQRMYQLVS, from the coding sequence ATGATCAGTACCACCAATGTGAGCTTGCGCTATGGAAAGCGCGTATTGTTTGAAGATGTAACCATCAAATTCATGCCCGGCAACGTGTATGGCCTCATTGGGGCTAACGGTGCGGGTAAGTCTACCTTTCTGAAGATTCTTTCCGGCGAGATTGAGCCCAACACGGGCTCGGTGGATATGCCGAAGGGGGCGCGTTTGTCGGTACTGAAGCAGAACCAGTTTGCCTACGATGCCTCCCCCGTGCTCCAGACCGTGATTATGGGCCACACGCGCCTGTGGAAGGTGATGGAGGAAAAAGACGCCCTTTACGCTAAAGCCGACTTCTCCGACGCCGACGGCGAGCGGGCCGCCGTGCTGGAAGGCGAGTTTGCCGACCTGGAAGGCTGGAATGCCGAGTATGAAGCCGCTGAGCTGCTTTCCGGCCTGGGCATTGGCGAAGACAAGCATTTTACCCTGATGGGCGACCTGGGCACCTCCGACAAGGTGCGCGTGCTGCTGGCGCAGGCTCTGTTTGGCAACCCCGACGTACTGCTGCTGGACGAACCCACCAACGGCCTGGACGCGGAAACCGTGCTGTGGCTGGAAAACTTCCTCGATTCGTTCCAGAACACGGTTATCGTGGTCAGCCACGACCGCCACTTCCTGGATGCCGTGTGTAACTACATGGCCGATCTGGACTTCTCTAAAATCACCATGTACCCCGGCAACTACTCGTTCTGGTACGAGTCGTCGCAGCTGGCTTTGCGCCAGCGCCAGGATATCAACAAGAAGACCGAAGACAAGCGCAAGGAACTGGAAGAATTTGTGCGCCGCTTCTCGGCCAACGCTTCCAAGTCCAAGCAGGCTACTTCGCGCCAGAAACTGCTGCAGAAGCTTACCCTGGAAGAAATCAAGCCTTCCTCGCGCAAGTACCCTTACATAGCCTTCAAGCCTGAACGCGAAGCCGGCAACCAGCTGCTCACGGTAGAAAACCTGAGCGCCTCGGTAGACGGGCAGACGATTTTCCGCAACGTGTCTTTCTCCCTCGATAAGAAAGACAAAGTGGCCATCATCAGCCGCGATGACCGGGCCGCTTCTCTCCTCTTCGACATCCTGTTTGAGCAGACCCAGCCCAAAACCGGCACCTTTAAGTGGGGTACCACCATCACGCCCAGCTATTTCCCCAAGGAAAACGAGAAGTTCTTTGACACTGACCTGAACCTGGTGGACTGGCTGCGCCAGTACAGCGTGGAGAAGGACGAATCCTTTATCCGGGGCTTCCTGGGCCGCATGCTGTTCTCCGGTGAAGAGTCGCAGAAGAAATCCAACGTGCTGAGCGGTGGCGAGAAGGTGCGCTGCATGCTGTCCAAAATGATGATGGAAGGCGGCAACGTGTTGGTAATGGACGACCCCACGAACCACTTGGACCTGGAAAGCATCACGGCCCTGAACAACTCCCTGCAGGAGTTTAATGGCTCGCTGATCTTTGCCTCCCACGACTTACAGGTGGTGGAAACCGTAGCAAATCGTATTATTGAGCTGACGCCCGATGGCATCATCGACCGCCGCATGCATTATGAAGAGTATCTGGCCGATGATAACATTAAGGTGCAGCGTCAGCGCATGTATCAACTTGTATCCTAA
- a CDS encoding DUF4199 domain-containing protein has translation MSDVRITPENNGVRYGLYTAAAMLIYFLIATLLGYADRIELSYLNALILAVGICAAIARFKRARDGRIAYLHGFGTGILTAIVASVAFGFCFIIYVIINPNLMEQLRASDLFGFDLSVTIAFLAIILQGAMSGVIISLIAMQYFKSPDHMPMEGVE, from the coding sequence ATGAGCGATGTTCGGATTACACCGGAAAACAATGGGGTTCGGTATGGCCTGTACACGGCCGCGGCTATGTTGATTTACTTCCTCATTGCCACCTTGCTGGGGTACGCCGACCGGATTGAGCTGAGCTACCTGAATGCGCTTATTCTGGCCGTGGGTATCTGTGCCGCTATTGCCCGCTTTAAGCGCGCCCGCGATGGGCGCATTGCTTACCTGCATGGCTTTGGAACGGGTATTCTCACCGCTATTGTGGCCTCCGTAGCGTTTGGCTTCTGCTTTATAATTTACGTCATTATCAACCCAAACCTGATGGAGCAGCTGCGGGCCAGCGACTTATTCGGCTTTGACTTATCGGTGACCATAGCTTTCCTGGCCATTATCCTGCAGGGGGCCATGTCAGGGGTCATTATTTCCCTGATTGCCATGCAGTATTTCAAAAGCCCCGACCACATGCCTATGGAAGGAGTGGAGTAG